The Dermacentor variabilis isolate Ectoservices chromosome 4, ASM5094787v1, whole genome shotgun sequence genome contains the following window.
gagtgctactaaaatttttaaagaaatatgttcgttaactgttagaactaatctttttaaaggttctactggactacgtgagcgtgcggtgacgtcagcacactccgagaaatTTGTTtccgctacaccacctgaccggtgtgatagctgagtactgtgcaggccgcgcaccagttgcacAGCTTTATCCCCgccttggggctggttaattaaaagccgatttacgcttgagccgtgacgcgcgcggtcgtgcagaaaacagcacatttcgcacactggttcacaaattttggtatacactgggctcgcacatgccgtgtaaaccgaaatgtgtgtaccagtctGCGAAATgcgcaaattttcacccgaccacatgcgttcgggcaggcgggtggtgcggcgtggggctcgagcgtaaatcggcccttaccacgcactgctactgcaaggccaccaattagctttgcaacgaggTAATCAGATCAGCGCACTCCGCGctataaatagtacgccctaagctgggACGTGTCAgcacagtaataataataataatatttggggttttacgtgccaaaaccactttctgattatgaggcacgccgtagtggaggactccggaaattttgaccacctggggttctttaacgtgcacctaaatctaagcacacgggtgttttcgcatttcgcccccatcgaaatgcggccgccgtggccgggattcgatcccgcgacctcgtgctcagcagcccaacaccatagccactgagcaaccacggcgggtgtgtcaGCACAGTAGCGTCGCGatacagctgctgctgagtgagCGCGAGTTTCCACCTGAGTAAGCGCACAGGTCgaacagaaagaaaagctgaactctgtgcaggtaacacctttctgtgaaaaaaagaaagaaagtactcTTACTctataaaaaaaatgtagctttgtACGCGTCCCTATTCGCGCGCTTTCGTCCCTGtctcctaccgacggcttctgcacatTAAAGGTAACTAATAGGAcgttgcatcaaagtgaaggcaaagtaactatgcCAACTTCCCTGCTTTacggcgatggtagcttgctgtgtgtgaaaacagattgaaaagaaataattatgcactcttagtATTCCGTGATTCcgcttcacaacacggcgacaaaattttgagctccaACCAGTGGTCACCATGACATCTGTAATTATGGCATTCCGGataccaagagccaggatatcaaaggccatgaTTTTGCCttgcttcgggcgtctgaaaactgctaacgtcatagccgccacgctttggacatgtatttgactataaaaatacTACTACAATAGGCTTCAGCATTATTTTGCGCTGGGCGCCCTGGAGCaaaattttttctttgaaagcggCAAGCGCTAAAGGATGTTCTTGCGCAAAATAGGATAACAACTTAATTTACCCAATATAactttatttttctatgttttttacatttgaagaaaaaaaggccTGTTTTCAGAACAATATTTGCCTCGAAATATAAAGCTATACAGTCCCTAAAGGCACAACAAAATTGAGCCAGCTGTcttgtcattttattttttcaaccTCTGCCACGAGGTACATTCCCCcaagtgcagttcccagaaaggggtgcgcacacaaaagccggCCACATGTTCCACCGAGAAGCGATGAATGTCTAGGTctgagtcaaccatcgcaaggtgGGAGGGAGGGGCGCATGTTTCGGCGTAAAAcggggctttagttccgcggcggtcaaggcgaagcagatggatggaaagaatgtcacatgcctaTCTCGCGCATGCGTACAAATTTGACAGTGgtccgagtcgaggcaaagaagGAGACCGTCCCAATCGACCGTACCacgccggcgtcgcaaaggaactgacggcgattcttcgtgatttgggagaagAAAAGTACGCTTAATTCTGTGCTGAAGAATTAGGCGTACAtgccctctcccaaatcacgaataATCGCaatcagttcctttgcgacgccggcatgGTACGGTCGGAACGATGTAGGTGCTTCGTCGCGCattgtagcagcaatctagctgtttttgctgctgtttatgcTTTATGCTGTGTTGTGCCTAATTCATCGTTCCAAGCCAACCAGCAACgtgtttgcgaagcccacggtgctttcttcgttccgtgatgtgaacgTTTCTGCAGCTTCTCTGCCAGCcgcgatgcagtgtcgtgtgaggcaatttaatattggcactgtccgtgttttaaactgcacactgcacaaatagcgaacagcgGTTCCTCAAGACAGCACTGCGTTGAAGTTTTATctgtctccaaattataataaaagaTATGTTTATGAAGAATGACAGAAAagaacatattattttgatgttattttatttcagtttcttatgctgcattttggcaggttattatggCGCGAACagtaacgacgtgaaatgttttaagaacgattttcttacaTACTTGAACTATACCGCGTcatgcggttcgcttgaagttgctataaacacgaagcgtacaaatacttcgttttcacagcaTTCGCAATGACCTAATGTCTcgtaaatattgtctgatcatgaactcattctttgctctttcctactctggctgtaCAGGATGAGAGATAGTCGAATATTGAACGTACAATttcacggttcacaatgacatacgtttcagcgaaccggttcacaatgacataggctgcactggttagacaagtgcgaatgtgaaagaaaattgttcgcacttgtctaaccactgcaacctatgtcattgtgaaccggtattttttgacactgatattttgttttcgagtaaaaataaacgaacacgtcaaattacagaagcgttccatataataaggcgtgcttaaaaatgcgtcagtcagccattggttgctatcactgacaaagaattcgtattcttgaatactgcgtCAAGCACTGCAATCTGTTTATGTAAAAATAGATGGCACGGACaagttttgcacatgctcggtgcagctggCTGGCGCTTTCACGTTctctttccaaaaataaacagttgtgagtaagcgctcgcgcgcccaccttctctgcgtccgtgtatattgtgtgcgctacaaatttcaccaggAATAAACCATGTAATTGACTTTTTGAGGGAGCAAATTATTTATGCAGATAATTGGATAAGAAAACATTTTGAGAAACTGAATTTATTCAGGCCACAACATTGGAGGCTATAACAATAGCTTTAGGCTGTTCCCTTTTTTCCGGAAACAACCTTgcacactttcctaattttattaACACGTAgaaaatacaacgcagcaaaggatatgcattgcaacatgtgccccatccttgctatctcctctgcaagtaaacagggatgacggtTACAACTTTAGACTTCATGTGAACCttgttaaaaagctgttctatgtcTGTCATGTGCGAACCTGAGCATGATGTTAACGCTGACCATTTTGTTTCTGTGCAGGCATCACCCTGCAAACATTCTGAGAGACATCAGCTCTGAATGTAAAAATACAttataatcgatgcttgctagagattatgcgacagctgccgTGCCGTAATAACTAAGTCACtaatcatttattattttttattagttTCTGTATTACCTCTCTCACAatactgtgtaaatatttttgtgtgaataaacttctttcagtgcaaacttacatttgttttccatgtacatgcaccttctacgttgcatactgccttttaccaacatgctcacacatactgacaaattTTTACACTAcgctactaggtcgtatgtgggacaaatgttactagaggGGTAGTAACACGTCAGTAGCAAGTACATATgcacatgtaagtaaaatattgccagagtATTACAACagagcctaaagacttgtgttggTGGATGGTTAGTAGAATGTTTACAGATCATATCtgaacatgcttcaattgaagtaccgTGGCCACTTCTTGATAGGATgatactagggtgtataaagacaaatgtgaATAGGTGATTGGTAGAAAGTTGGCAGAATGTTTACAAACATGGTTCAATTGGAACAATGTTAATATGTCGTATAAAGAAGGcctgttaataggggattggtaggaagttggcaagaacgtttacaaacattcttcaattggaagaatgttaataggTGGTTGGTGGGAAGTTGGccgaaaatatatgaacattcttcttttgaaagaatgttactagaGTGAacaaagacaaatgttcatatgaAGTTGGTAGGAAGCCTAAATACATACTATGAACACGTTTCTATTGggagttggtggccaattgtgtctagggtgttactagagcgttgttagcatttataaagacagctggtagtATTTCAATTGAcagttggtaggttctagtaacaatagTCTAAAGACAGTCTAAAAAATGTCGCTAGGAATTTTTATACGACAGCatgtcctgcttttttttttatctggtttGTAATCAAACTAAAGGTCGGGGAAATATTATATGCAAAGTAAAGTTTACATTTTGTTAGTACGCGTGTTTACAGTGGGACATTGGGAAAAATAGCAGCAATAACTGACGCACTGTATATTCTGAGGACTCTTCAGTGGCGGTTACTCCATGCAGAAACGTATGTATGCCCAAATAAAGCGTTCCGCGTCAGCGCGCTGTGGAAAATGGTgcccgccgtagcagacgacgctgttGTCGCGTCGGGCAAGGACGACTTCGATATACATGTGGTTGCCCCCGTCCTGTTCGCGAATGATGACCATAAGCGCACCACGTATACAAAGAAGTCGAGGAGGAATTTCAGGGAAGTCTTTCGGATTAGTATTCACCCAATTCCTCGCACGCATATACCATCGCGTTGGTCAAATTTCCAGGGGAGGTGTTTAGAGACCACTTCGAGCCTTCGGAAAAAAAAGTTCATCAAAGCGCGCTTCTCCGCCCTACGGATAAACAATACACCTTGGTCGGTGCGCTCTAGTGCAGAACCTCGTCCAATGTCATTGCGGCAAGAGATTGAAGTGGGCCTTCCTTCCAAGCAAGGAATTTCTATCCacgggacatacagttgcgtatTTCTCTTTTCGGAAGGGTGCGCAGGCCTCCTTAGGATAGGCATGCGTTGGTCCCACAAAACGGTATGAGGCTATTGCAACATCACTACCGTTTCCGACTCCCTTTGAAGAAACAAAGCAGGGTGGAGAACAGAATATGCCAAAGAGCTACAGCTTACTGAAATCAACAAAAGACCGTCTTTGGTCCCTTGAATGAAGATAAGTATATAGCACGCATTGGTCCTTGCTCCTTATCTCTCAGGGATACATGCGTTAGGTGCAAGGAGGCGTTGCAAGTAACAAGGTAACTATCAGACAAGCTCCGACAACTCGACGTGAGTTCCGTACACCGTTCAACCTATTTTTTACGTCACGGCGTCCGTTAATTAAGCCATATTCTATAACAGCGAAAATTACCGTAATCAGAGTTCCTTCTCCTTGGGGCATTTGGTCATGTGTGCCGCATTTTTTCTTAAACAACATATAGTGACCAGCCAGAAAtcaggaaggggggaggggggtattctgtaagggtCCACCGAACGGTCATGTCCATTTCGCCCACTGCTAAAGTTCTGTATAGCTGGGCTGCAGTGCGCGTCAGAAGGAAACAGGCGGCTCTAGCcaattcagcagcagacgaaatggaaatgTCGACTAGGCGGTCACTTGTAGAATAGCCCCCTCCCCCAGgtataattaataatatttggggtttttacgtgccaaaaccactttctgattatgaggcacgccgtagtggaggactccggaaattttgaccacctggggttctttaacgtgcacctaaatctaagcacacgggtgttttcgcatttcgcccccatcgaaatgcggccgccggggccgggattcgatcccgcgacctcgtgctcagcagcccaacaccatagccactgagcaaccacggcgggtccccagGTATAGCGACGAGTATAAATATAAGACCACGTTCCTCCCTGGGCTAACAAAAAATCGTACAGGTCAGTACGGTAACAACTTGTAGCAACCGCGCCGTCATGTCTTGTTGACGGATTCCCCAAATGTCGCTGGGCCAGTTTTGAACGATCGCACACAGCACTAGAACTGAATATTTACGGCAGTAGAGCTAGGTAAAACCGAGGGCCTTCTGACCAGGGTGTTAGTGCAAAGCGTAGGCTTCTTCAAACTCGCTAAGTATTGTGCACCTTACGAACGGCGACCTAACTAGCAAGCGCGACTAAAATGGGGAAGTGGCGAACGAACTCTTACCGGAGGCGGGTTCGGGATATTTTTCTCGTTGGAGAAGAGCTTGAGCTTGGAAAACGACAGCACCCGGCCGTACAACCAGAAACCGGGCCGCGGTGAATCCGGGTGGCAGTACTGACCAACTGCACAAGTGCAAGGATACACTTTAGGGCTTAAATTCGCTTCGCCACAAAtagacaaacacaaaaatgtaaagaaaaacgCCTTTCTCGGGAGGCGGCGATAAGGCCGACGACGATAGCGTCCGGCTCAGACTGACCGCATTGGTGCGCAGTGGAATCCGTGAAGGTGAGCCAGGCCTTGTACTGCCAGTGATCCACCAAGTTTGTAATCCGAAACACAGGCGCTGGCTTCATGAACCTGCATGCGAGGGAGATAGTCGAGGCACGGTCATTTTTGGCGAACACCATTGTCACGCGATGGATACGCAAGCATGTGTCGAAACGAGCAGCTAAAACGTGATGATTGCACGATGCCATAGTGAGAAAGACATGAGCAGAAAGCAATATACGTGGGTCACCGCATTGGTGCTTGTTCCTAGTATCTGAATTATGCGCTGCCTGTAGGCACGAACATGGGCGACTCAACCAGCTTGCTCTCAGCACTGCTGAATCGGTTTAAACTGCAGGGATGCCTTCGCAAAATGAGAGGGATTATCGTTCGCGTCATTACtgttcactgtttcttttttcagacCAGCATGTACACCACGATGTGGCATGTGAGGCTTCTCGGCAGGGACGCTAATGCGTGCTCGGAACGCTCATGCCAACAACGGAAGCCAGCACGCTGCCCTGTGGAGTGCGATATTGCAACGCTTCTGAAAGCGAACCGTTTTGAGATCACCCCCGTGCACTACGGCGAGAAAACACGTTGGCTGTAAAAAACACTCGCCTGCCCTGTGTGTGTATCAGCAGTTCCATCCTAGACAGCAGGAACTCGTGCTGGTTGACGAGGGTGACATGGGGAAGCTTGGCCGGCAGACTCTCCACGATCTCCCGATGCTGATTCGCGTTCTTTTTGGGAGGGAACTGGGGCCATTCGCTCCAGTCGTGAACCATGTCCGCGTGGTCACTAGGAAAGTCCGCCGGGCGGACGAGGTTTGGCTGAATCCAGATCTGTGGCTCGCTCCTAACGACGACGGCTGCGGAGCTGGAAGTGGACggcacgctttcgatgtcctTTGACTGGGACGGGCCGGCCGGCGCGACGTCGCTGTTTCCGCTGTCACTGCTGGAagagctgctactgctgctgtcgtcgctgctactactgctgctatCGTCGCTGCTGCTGGTGCTCGTCGGCAGCTTGCAACCGACTCCCATAAGCATGGCGTAGCCGTACAGACTAGGGTCGAGTCCAGCAGCAGCGGAGGTAGAAGCACGGCCCGATGACGCCATCCTCGAGGCACAAGCGGAGTTGGCGGAGTGTATCCTAGGGAGCGCGACTTCAGTAGATCTGCGATGGTCGAGTAGCTGCCGTTTGCTGTGCAGCGACTTCTTTTATGACATGCTCGAGAAGTGTGCTACTCCAGAAGGCCGGCGCGTATCTTTTTTGACTATGATGACGACCTTGAAAGTATTTAGCACGTGCGCACTGACGGGTTTGATTTGCATTGGTGCCCATGGGTGTATAACTCAACCCACTACGTGTGATCGGTCAGCTTAGTTGGCTCTTCAACATAGGCGTGTCCTCGTTTTA
Protein-coding sequences here:
- the LOC142577907 gene encoding uncharacterized protein LOC142577907 isoform X1: MKPAPVFRITNLVDHWQYKAWLTFTDSTAHQCVGQYCHPDSPRPGFWLYGRVLSFSKLKLFSNEKNIPNPPPISLRCYRTYRIQVNVGILDDYGHIISASVVRQSVGHRFIAVTS
- the LOC142577907 gene encoding uncharacterized protein LOC142577907 isoform X2 gives rise to the protein MKPAPVFRITNLVDHWQYKAWLTFTDSTAHQCVGQYCHPDSPRPGFWLYGRVLSFSKLKLFSNEKNIPNPPPISLRCYRTYRIQVNVGILDDYGLIISASVVRQSVGHRFIAVTS